In one window of Streptomyces sp. NBC_00193 DNA:
- the fdhD gene encoding formate dehydrogenase accessory sulfurtransferase FdhD → MGRVTERRRVIRIRNGVAGARADTLVAEEPLEIRLNGKPLAITMRTPGDDFALAVGFLASEGVLASASDVRAVTYCEGAAEDGTNTYNVVNVQLAAGVPVPDITLERNVYTTSSCGLCGKASLDAVRTATRFPGLADDPVRVGARLLGELPDRLRAEQKVFERTGALHGAGLFSAGGELIDVREDVGRHNAVDKIVGRALQAGRLPLAGSVLLVSGRASFELAQKAVMAGIPVLAAVSAPSSLAVDLALESGLTLVGFLRGGDMNIYAGEERIDLTE, encoded by the coding sequence ATGGGACGGGTCACCGAACGCCGTCGCGTCATCCGGATCCGGAACGGCGTGGCGGGGGCCCGGGCGGACACCCTGGTGGCCGAGGAGCCCCTGGAGATACGGCTGAACGGCAAGCCGCTGGCCATCACGATGCGTACCCCGGGTGACGATTTCGCCCTGGCCGTCGGCTTCCTCGCCAGCGAGGGCGTGCTCGCCTCGGCGTCGGACGTCCGGGCCGTGACCTATTGCGAGGGCGCCGCCGAGGACGGAACGAACACCTACAACGTGGTGAACGTACAGCTCGCCGCCGGAGTTCCGGTGCCCGACATCACGCTGGAGCGGAACGTCTACACCACCTCCTCCTGCGGCCTGTGCGGGAAGGCCAGCCTGGACGCGGTGCGCACCGCGACCCGCTTCCCGGGGCTCGCGGACGATCCCGTACGGGTGGGCGCGCGGCTCCTCGGTGAGCTGCCGGACCGGCTGCGCGCGGAGCAGAAGGTCTTCGAGCGCACCGGCGCCCTGCACGGCGCCGGGCTGTTCTCGGCGGGGGGCGAGCTGATCGACGTACGGGAGGACGTGGGCCGGCACAACGCGGTGGACAAGATCGTCGGGCGAGCGCTGCAAGCCGGGCGGCTGCCGCTGGCGGGCTCGGTCCTGCTGGTGTCGGGGCGGGCCTCCTTCGAGCTGGCGCAGAAGGCCGTGATGGCGGGCATCCCCGTACTGGCGGCGGTCTCCGCTCCGTCCTCGCTCGCGGTGGACCTGGCCCTGGAGTCGGGGCTGACGCTGGTCGGGTTCCTGCGGGGCGGGGACATGAACATCTACGCGGGTGAGGAGAGGATCGACCTGACGGAGTGA
- a CDS encoding (2Fe-2S) ferredoxin domain-containing protein, which produces MTWIRPLSAHAPRPCTLVVCRGCCCGDPRKNPGTDHAGQLDRLREAAAASEGRLAVRTTDCLGPCAQANVIVVQPTTEARRRGARAVWFGWALDDTATDEIIAWAEAGGPGATPLPATLDLHRIDPPEPKPAEPASRRGRRKR; this is translated from the coding sequence GTGACCTGGATACGCCCGCTCTCCGCCCACGCCCCGCGCCCCTGCACCCTGGTGGTCTGCCGGGGCTGCTGCTGCGGCGACCCCCGCAAGAACCCCGGCACCGACCACGCGGGACAGCTGGACCGGCTGCGCGAGGCCGCGGCGGCCTCCGAAGGGCGCCTGGCCGTCCGTACGACCGACTGCCTCGGCCCCTGCGCGCAGGCCAACGTCATCGTGGTCCAGCCCACCACCGAGGCCCGCCGCCGGGGCGCCCGTGCGGTCTGGTTCGGCTGGGCCCTGGACGACACCGCCACCGACGAGATCATCGCCTGGGCCGAAGCGGGCGGCCCCGGGGCCACCCCGCTCCCGGCGACCCTCGACCTCCACCGCATCGACCCCCCGGAACCGAAGCCGGCCGAGCCCGCTTCCCGCCGCGGCCGCCGCAAGCGCTGA
- a CDS encoding bile acid:sodium symporter family protein — protein MRRPHLPVDPFIMGLLATVGLTALLPARGAAASVAEAASTAAVALLFFLYGARLSTREALDGMRHWRLHLTVLASTFLLFPLLGLAAHALVPTVLTPPLYSGLLFLCLVPSTIQSSIAFTSIARGNVPAAICAGSFSSLVGIFLTPLLAAGLLGNSAGGFSLDSLVKIVLQLLLPFLLGQALRPWVGGFLVRNKKVLGYVDRGSILLVVYTAFSAGMVAGIWRQVSLPRLGGLMAVEAVILAVMLAATWYGAKRLGFTREDRIAIQFAGSKKSLAAGLPMASVLFGAQASLAVLPLMLFHQMQLMVCAVLARRRARDPQAPQAPQATEQPERAAGHVAEVSHTPQHPVPQAR, from the coding sequence ATGCGCCGCCCGCACCTCCCCGTGGACCCGTTCATCATGGGTCTGCTCGCCACCGTCGGCCTCACCGCCCTGCTGCCCGCCCGCGGCGCGGCCGCCTCCGTGGCCGAGGCCGCCTCCACCGCGGCGGTGGCCCTGCTCTTCTTCCTCTACGGCGCCCGGCTCTCCACCCGCGAGGCCCTCGACGGCATGCGCCACTGGCGGCTCCACCTCACCGTGCTCGCCTCCACCTTCCTCCTCTTCCCCCTCCTGGGCCTCGCCGCGCACGCTCTGGTCCCCACCGTGCTCACGCCACCCCTCTACAGCGGCCTGCTCTTCCTCTGCCTGGTCCCCTCGACCATCCAGTCCTCCATCGCCTTCACCTCGATCGCCCGCGGCAACGTTCCCGCCGCGATCTGCGCGGGCTCCTTCTCCAGCCTCGTCGGCATCTTCCTGACCCCCCTCCTCGCCGCCGGCCTGCTCGGCAACAGCGCGGGCGGCTTCTCCCTCGACTCGCTGGTGAAGATCGTCCTCCAGCTGCTCCTGCCCTTCCTCCTCGGCCAGGCGCTGCGCCCCTGGGTCGGCGGCTTCCTCGTCCGCAACAAGAAGGTCCTCGGCTACGTCGACCGCGGCTCGATCCTGCTCGTCGTCTACACCGCCTTCAGCGCGGGCATGGTCGCGGGGATCTGGCGCCAGGTCAGCCTCCCGCGCCTGGGCGGGCTGATGGCGGTGGAGGCGGTCATCCTCGCCGTGATGCTGGCGGCCACCTGGTACGGGGCCAAGCGCCTCGGATTCACCCGCGAGGACCGGATCGCCATCCAGTTCGCCGGGTCGAAGAAGAGCCTGGCCGCCGGACTCCCCATGGCCAGCGTGCTGTTCGGAGCCCAGGCGAGCCTCGCCGTGCTGCCGCTGATGCTCTTCCACCAGATGCAGCTGATGGTCTGCGCGGTACTCGCCCGCCGCCGCGCACGGGACCCGCAAGCCCCGCAGGCCCCACAGGCCACCGAGCAGCCCGAACGCGCCGCCGGACATGTGGCGGAGGTCTCGCACACCCCTCAACACCCGGTCCCGCAGGCCCGGTAA
- a CDS encoding LysR substrate-binding domain-containing protein, with protein sequence MYDPVQLRTFLTVAQTLSFTQAAARLGVRQSTVSQHVRRLEEATGRPLFLRDTHSVELTEDGEALLGFARSILEAHERAAAFFAGTRIRGRLRFGASEDFVLTRLPEILEAFRHEHPEVELELSVELSGTLHERLDAGRLDLVLAKRRGDGDERGRLVWRDRMVWIGAEGLRVDPDRPVPLIVFPPPGITRARALDVLQADGRPWRIACTSGSLSGLIAAARAGLGVMAHTRGLIPPGLVRVGGLPDLGTVEFALLRGPRSSAAAEALAAAILSGADRLTRAA encoded by the coding sequence ATGTACGACCCCGTTCAGCTGCGCACCTTCCTGACCGTCGCCCAGACCCTGAGCTTCACGCAGGCCGCCGCCCGGCTCGGCGTCCGCCAGTCCACGGTCAGCCAGCACGTGCGCCGGCTGGAGGAAGCCACCGGCCGGCCCCTCTTCCTGCGCGACACGCACAGCGTGGAACTCACCGAGGACGGCGAGGCGCTGCTCGGCTTCGCCCGCTCGATCCTGGAGGCGCACGAACGCGCGGCGGCCTTCTTCGCGGGGACCCGGATCCGGGGCCGGCTGCGCTTCGGCGCCTCCGAGGACTTCGTGCTGACCCGGCTGCCGGAGATCCTGGAGGCCTTCCGGCACGAGCACCCCGAGGTGGAGCTGGAGCTGTCCGTGGAGCTTTCGGGGACCCTGCACGAGCGGCTGGACGCGGGGCGGCTGGACCTCGTACTCGCCAAGCGGCGCGGGGACGGCGACGAGCGGGGCCGGCTGGTGTGGCGGGACCGGATGGTGTGGATCGGCGCGGAGGGGCTGCGGGTGGACCCGGACCGGCCCGTTCCGCTCATCGTCTTCCCGCCGCCGGGGATCACGCGGGCGCGGGCGCTGGACGTGCTGCAGGCGGACGGGCGACCGTGGCGGATCGCCTGTACGAGCGGCAGCCTGAGCGGCCTGATCGCGGCGGCCCGTGCGGGGCTGGGCGTGATGGCCCACACCCGTGGACTGATCCCGCCGGGCCTGGTCCGGGTCGGTGGCCTCCCGGACCTCGGCACGGTCGAGTTCGCCCTGCTCCGCGGCCCCCGAAGCTCCGCCGCCGCGGAGGCCCTGGCCGCAGCGATCCTGTCGGGCGCGGACCGCCTCACACGGGCCGCGTAA
- a CDS encoding NADPH-dependent F420 reductase: MKIAVLGTGEVGQRLAGKLVSVGHEVTMGSRTADNADAARWAAGTGGGHGTFADAAASAELVVNATGGLVSLAVLEAAGAGNLRGKTVVDVSNALDFSEGFPPRVVTPDGHSVAEQLQKAFPEARIVKTLNTMNNAVMVEPSRVPGHHTVFVSGDDADAKAETTALLRSFGWAPEQITDLGDLSSARATEALMALWLRLYGVLGPVDFNLSVVTARDLS; encoded by the coding sequence GTGAAGATCGCGGTACTGGGGACCGGTGAGGTCGGGCAGCGGCTGGCGGGGAAGCTGGTCTCGGTCGGGCACGAGGTCACGATGGGGTCCCGTACGGCGGACAACGCCGATGCCGCGCGGTGGGCTGCCGGGACGGGGGGTGGCCACGGGACCTTCGCCGATGCCGCCGCCTCCGCCGAGCTCGTCGTCAACGCGACCGGCGGGCTGGTCTCGCTCGCCGTGCTGGAGGCCGCCGGGGCCGGCAATCTCCGGGGCAAGACCGTCGTGGACGTCTCCAACGCGCTGGACTTCTCGGAGGGGTTCCCGCCCAGGGTGGTCACCCCGGACGGCCACAGCGTCGCCGAGCAGCTCCAGAAGGCGTTCCCCGAGGCGCGGATCGTCAAGACGCTGAACACCATGAACAACGCGGTGATGGTCGAGCCGAGCCGGGTGCCGGGCCACCACACCGTGTTCGTGAGCGGCGACGACGCCGACGCCAAGGCCGAGACCACCGCGCTCCTGCGCTCCTTCGGCTGGGCGCCCGAGCAGATCACCGATCTCGGCGACCTGTCGAGCGCCCGCGCCACCGAGGCCCTGATGGCGTTGTGGCTGCGCCTCTACGGGGTGCTCGGCCCGGTGGACTTCAACCTCTCCGTGGTCACGGCCCGGGATCTGTCCTGA
- a CDS encoding long-chain fatty acid--CoA ligase, giving the protein MQEITVPPVVTGSPVGGLADAVFLHAREDPGRVVLGRKSDGVWGDVTSGELASEVLGLAKGLLAQGIRFGDRVAIMSRTRYEWTLFDFALWAIGAQPVPVYPSSSAEQVHWILYDSGCTACVVEDEDQAMTVGSVIERLPRLLRLWQLDAGAVDGLVRDGLQVSEDVVHRHRSAVTPDATATVIYTSGTTGRPKGCVLTHANFMFEADTMVTRWESVFQARPGEQPSTLLFLPLAHVFGRMVEVAAVRARVKLGHQPVLAAAELLPDLAAFRPTFVLGVPYVFEKVFAAARRKAETEGRTGPFDRAVDTAVRYAEAREQKAFGTGPGPSAKLRMEHQLFEKLVYGKVREALGGRVRYAMSGGSAMSRRLGLFFDGAGVTVFEGYGLTESCAAATANPPGAIKYGTVGQPIPGGTVHIADDGEIWLYGAHVFSGYLNDPDATEAVLRDGWLATGDLGRLDADGYLTITGRKKEILVTSNGKSVAPAALEERVRSHPLVSQCVLVGNDRPYIAALLTLDMEGVAHWMAMRGRPRLPAAELVLDPDLTAEVRRSVVAANTLVSQAESIRTFRVLAEQFTEERGLLTPSLKLKRRAIEKVYAKEVAALYQS; this is encoded by the coding sequence TTGCAGGAGATCACCGTCCCACCCGTCGTCACGGGCTCACCCGTCGGCGGCCTCGCCGATGCCGTCTTCCTGCACGCCCGCGAGGACCCCGGCCGGGTCGTGCTCGGCCGCAAGTCGGACGGGGTCTGGGGCGACGTGACCTCCGGCGAGCTGGCCTCCGAGGTGCTCGGGCTCGCCAAGGGGCTGCTGGCGCAGGGCATCCGCTTCGGGGACCGGGTCGCGATCATGTCCCGTACCCGGTACGAGTGGACGCTCTTCGACTTCGCCCTGTGGGCGATCGGCGCCCAGCCGGTCCCCGTCTATCCCTCGTCCTCCGCCGAGCAGGTGCACTGGATCCTCTACGACTCCGGGTGCACGGCCTGTGTGGTGGAGGACGAGGACCAGGCCATGACCGTCGGATCGGTGATCGAGCGGCTGCCGCGGCTGCTCCGGCTGTGGCAGCTGGACGCGGGCGCCGTGGACGGGCTCGTCCGGGACGGGCTCCAGGTCTCCGAGGACGTCGTGCACCGGCACCGGAGCGCGGTGACGCCCGACGCGACGGCCACCGTCATCTACACCTCGGGGACCACCGGCCGCCCCAAGGGCTGTGTGCTGACGCACGCCAATTTCATGTTCGAGGCCGACACGATGGTGACCCGCTGGGAGTCCGTCTTCCAGGCCCGGCCCGGCGAGCAGCCGTCCACCCTGCTGTTCCTGCCGCTCGCCCACGTCTTCGGGCGGATGGTGGAGGTGGCGGCCGTCCGCGCCCGGGTGAAGCTCGGGCACCAGCCGGTGCTGGCGGCGGCCGAACTGCTGCCGGACCTGGCCGCGTTCCGGCCCACGTTCGTGCTCGGGGTGCCGTACGTCTTCGAGAAGGTCTTCGCCGCCGCCCGCCGCAAGGCCGAGACCGAGGGCCGGACGGGGCCCTTCGACCGGGCGGTGGACACGGCCGTACGGTACGCGGAGGCGCGCGAGCAGAAGGCGTTCGGTACCGGGCCCGGGCCTTCGGCGAAGCTGCGCATGGAGCACCAGCTGTTCGAGAAGCTGGTGTACGGGAAGGTCCGCGAGGCGCTGGGCGGCAGGGTGCGGTACGCCATGTCCGGCGGCTCCGCGATGTCGCGCCGGCTGGGGCTGTTCTTCGACGGCGCCGGGGTCACGGTCTTCGAGGGCTACGGGCTGACGGAGTCCTGCGCGGCGGCCACGGCGAACCCGCCCGGGGCCATCAAGTACGGCACCGTCGGGCAGCCGATCCCCGGCGGTACGGTGCACATCGCCGACGACGGGGAGATCTGGCTGTACGGAGCCCACGTCTTCTCCGGGTACCTCAACGACCCCGATGCCACGGAGGCCGTCCTGCGGGACGGCTGGCTGGCGACGGGGGACCTGGGGCGTCTCGACGCGGACGGGTACCTCACGATCACGGGGCGCAAGAAGGAGATCCTGGTGACCTCCAACGGCAAGAGCGTCGCGCCGGCCGCCCTGGAGGAGCGGGTCCGCTCGCATCCGCTCGTCTCCCAGTGCGTCCTGGTGGGCAACGACCGTCCGTACATCGCGGCCCTGCTCACCCTGGACATGGAGGGGGTCGCGCACTGGATGGCGATGCGCGGCCGCCCCCGGCTGCCGGCGGCGGAGCTGGTGCTCGACCCCGATCTGACGGCGGAGGTCCGCCGGTCGGTGGTGGCGGCCAACACCCTGGTCTCCCAGGCCGAGTCGATCCGCACGTTCCGCGTGCTGGCCGAGCAGTTCACCGAGGAACGGGGGCTGCTGACTCCCTCGCTGAAGCTGAAGCGGCGGGCCATAGAGAAGGTCTACGCCAAGGAGGTGGCGGCCCTCTACCAGTCCTGA
- a CDS encoding ABC transporter substrate-binding protein, translating into MLRPIRTLAAAAAALALVSACNSASNSASPDKPGVAGGNSRGVTADSIKVGGIVSMTSASGYSKKDTDLGAKARYARANAEGGINGRKIDYIGAEDDGQDPAKNLAAARKLVQQDKVFAVSPMSSVTFTGADFLEQEKVPTFGWGTLPSFCGPKYIYGFNGCLVPTPGGTINQTWPEGIGQVLGGAAGKSVAIIANDSDAGKFGVRTFQQGFTSAGFKVSYAKASVPGTAVPSDWSAYVKEILESNGGKAPDAVVSVMQTPNNIGLFTSLKRSGYKGLLSDPTDYDPGLLAKDATKMALDGVHVLLQFEPFESTNPKMAQFKADIKAANGGQDIPLNMHMMTGYMSADLFVSIAQKAGKGLTVESFQAAAQGFSDTGTLVGDRAEPKGQKDSFGCGALVQLKNGAYEVSVPFKCYEPIPFK; encoded by the coding sequence ATGTTGCGACCGATCCGCACCCTGGCCGCCGCGGCAGCGGCGCTCGCGCTCGTCTCCGCCTGCAACTCCGCCTCCAACAGCGCCTCCCCCGACAAGCCGGGAGTGGCCGGCGGCAACTCCCGCGGGGTGACCGCCGACTCGATCAAGGTCGGCGGCATCGTTTCGATGACCAGCGCCAGCGGCTACAGCAAGAAGGACACCGACCTCGGGGCCAAGGCCCGCTACGCGAGAGCCAACGCCGAGGGCGGGATCAACGGGCGCAAGATCGACTACATCGGCGCCGAGGACGACGGGCAGGACCCCGCCAAGAACCTGGCGGCGGCCCGCAAGCTCGTCCAGCAGGACAAGGTCTTCGCGGTCTCCCCCATGAGCTCGGTCACCTTCACCGGCGCCGACTTCCTGGAGCAGGAGAAGGTGCCCACCTTCGGCTGGGGCACGCTCCCCTCCTTCTGCGGCCCCAAGTACATCTACGGGTTCAACGGCTGCCTCGTCCCCACCCCCGGCGGCACCATCAACCAGACCTGGCCCGAGGGCATCGGCCAGGTCCTCGGCGGCGCCGCGGGCAAGTCGGTCGCGATCATCGCCAACGACAGCGACGCCGGAAAGTTCGGCGTGCGCACCTTCCAGCAGGGCTTCACCAGCGCCGGCTTCAAGGTCTCCTACGCCAAGGCCTCGGTGCCCGGCACCGCCGTGCCGAGCGACTGGTCGGCGTACGTCAAGGAGATCCTGGAGAGCAACGGCGGCAAGGCCCCGGACGCGGTCGTGTCCGTCATGCAGACCCCCAACAACATCGGGCTGTTCACCTCGCTCAAGCGCAGCGGGTACAAGGGGCTGCTCTCCGACCCGACCGACTACGACCCGGGTCTGCTCGCCAAGGACGCCACCAAGATGGCCCTCGACGGCGTGCACGTCCTGCTCCAGTTCGAGCCGTTCGAGTCCACGAACCCGAAGATGGCCCAGTTCAAGGCCGACATCAAGGCCGCCAACGGCGGGCAGGACATCCCCCTCAACATGCACATGATGACGGGCTACATGTCCGCCGACCTGTTCGTGTCGATCGCGCAGAAGGCCGGCAAGGGCCTGACCGTCGAGTCCTTCCAGGCCGCCGCGCAGGGCTTCTCCGACACCGGCACCCTCGTCGGCGACCGTGCGGAGCCCAAGGGCCAGAAGGACAGCTTCGGCTGCGGGGCGCTTGTCCAGCTGAAGAACGGCGCGTACGAGGTCTCCGTACCGTTCAAGTGCTACGAGCCCATCCCCTTCAAGTAG
- a CDS encoding ATP-binding cassette domain-containing protein: protein MGDLLAFVLSGLVSGALYALLATGLVLSYSASGLFNFAHGATAYLCALTFYELHSGLGWPAVPAALLVVLVLAPGLGWALDRLMFRRLAQVGETAQIVATIGLLVALPAAGLWAVELLTDAGAPLKPAENQFGLPGVGPSPATSWQLTADVGIDSDQLITWVATALVAVALWVLMRHTRLGLRLRAAVDNRSLTELRGIDADRLSSVAWMIASGLAGLAGVLATPLLGLSAHDFTLFLFVSATAAVIGRFASVPLAFAGGLGLGVLQNLVVGYASFADSITGFRTAVPFLILFGGLLVLTRRARAAGTAAVDVASPDHLAGAPWGRRWGVWAVGAVLLCTAFYTVTTPFWSGLLAQGLALALVFMSFTVVTGLGAMVSLAQGTFVTGAALVAGLLMSRGWPFFAALAVGTCVAAVLGALVALPALRLGGRSLALATLALAFLADQVLFQMRWLRNGDSGWSIPRPVIGPVDLSDDRALGVALVLLVAAVAAGLSALRGSPSGRAMLAVRSAPAAAMASGVSVLRTKLLLFTLSAGLAGFGGVMYASYNTRITATDFTAMTGLVWLAVVVAAGVRRPQYAVVAGLVFAVAPRVMADYVTESAHLPVILFGLAGLALANDPDGYCAAVPVRRARRRAGSAAAAGASAGAVPAARGVGKAEVEAAVVPAARVGGGAGVGPAGLSPTPPLPETGAPPQTPALERRAGWNSAPPVGNLPPAGQPSAAGPTANQSAREQPAREQATPAEPLAEPPALELRGVTAGYDGGLVLHGVDLVVRRGEILAVLGPNGAGKSTACRVAAGALPVTGGTVRVAGRDATRDGAVGRSRAGVLLAPEGRGIFPSLSIEENLALYLRDPGERDAVYDRFPRLRERRAVPAGSLSGGEQQMLALAPLLQRPPGVLIADEPSLGLAPRVVDEVYGLLMELRAAGTALLLVEEKAAEILGIADTVAYLSQGRVSWCGPRSEVEADRLTEAYLGMAT, encoded by the coding sequence ATGGGAGATCTGCTCGCCTTCGTCCTGAGCGGTCTGGTGTCCGGCGCCCTGTACGCACTGCTCGCCACCGGGCTGGTGCTGTCGTACTCGGCGTCCGGGCTGTTCAACTTCGCGCACGGGGCCACCGCCTACCTGTGCGCGCTCACCTTCTACGAACTGCACTCCGGACTCGGCTGGCCGGCCGTCCCGGCGGCACTGCTGGTGGTCCTGGTCCTGGCGCCCGGGCTCGGGTGGGCGCTGGACCGGCTGATGTTCCGGCGGCTCGCGCAGGTCGGCGAGACGGCCCAGATCGTGGCCACCATCGGGCTCCTGGTCGCCCTGCCGGCGGCCGGGCTGTGGGCGGTGGAGCTCCTGACCGACGCGGGAGCGCCGCTCAAGCCCGCGGAGAACCAGTTCGGGCTGCCGGGGGTGGGGCCGAGCCCCGCCACGTCCTGGCAGCTCACCGCGGACGTGGGCATCGACTCCGACCAGCTGATCACCTGGGTGGCCACGGCGCTGGTGGCCGTCGCCCTGTGGGTGCTGATGCGGCACACCCGGCTGGGGCTGCGGCTGCGGGCCGCCGTCGACAACCGCTCGCTCACCGAGCTGCGCGGGATCGACGCCGACCGGCTGTCCTCGGTGGCGTGGATGATCGCCTCGGGGCTGGCCGGGCTGGCGGGGGTCCTGGCGACTCCGCTGCTGGGGCTGTCCGCGCACGATTTCACGCTGTTCCTGTTCGTGTCGGCCACGGCGGCCGTCATCGGACGGTTCGCCTCCGTCCCGCTCGCCTTCGCGGGCGGGCTGGGGCTCGGCGTCCTGCAGAACCTGGTCGTCGGCTACGCGTCCTTCGCCGACTCCATCACCGGCTTCAGGACGGCCGTGCCCTTCCTGATCCTGTTCGGCGGGCTGCTGGTGCTCACCCGGCGGGCCCGGGCGGCCGGGACCGCCGCCGTCGACGTGGCCTCTCCCGACCATCTGGCCGGGGCCCCGTGGGGGCGGCGGTGGGGGGTGTGGGCCGTGGGCGCGGTACTGCTGTGCACGGCCTTCTACACCGTGACCACCCCGTTCTGGAGCGGGCTCCTCGCCCAAGGGCTCGCGCTGGCCCTGGTGTTCATGTCCTTCACCGTGGTCACCGGGCTCGGGGCGATGGTGTCCCTGGCCCAGGGCACCTTCGTGACCGGGGCCGCGCTGGTGGCCGGACTGCTGATGAGCCGCGGGTGGCCGTTCTTCGCGGCGCTGGCGGTCGGCACCTGCGTGGCCGCCGTCCTGGGAGCACTGGTCGCGCTGCCCGCACTGCGGCTCGGCGGGCGCTCCCTGGCCCTGGCGACGCTGGCCCTGGCCTTCCTGGCGGACCAGGTGCTCTTCCAGATGCGGTGGCTGCGCAACGGGGACTCCGGCTGGTCGATCCCGCGGCCCGTCATCGGACCGGTGGACCTCTCCGACGACCGGGCACTGGGGGTGGCGCTGGTCCTGCTGGTCGCGGCGGTCGCCGCCGGGCTGAGCGCGCTGCGGGGCTCCCCCTCGGGCCGGGCGATGCTCGCCGTACGGTCGGCTCCCGCGGCCGCGATGGCCTCCGGGGTGTCCGTGCTGCGGACGAAGCTGCTGCTGTTCACGCTGTCGGCGGGGCTGGCCGGGTTCGGGGGCGTGATGTACGCCTCGTACAACACCCGGATCACCGCCACCGACTTCACGGCGATGACCGGGCTGGTGTGGCTGGCGGTGGTCGTAGCGGCGGGTGTGCGCAGGCCGCAGTACGCGGTGGTGGCGGGGCTGGTCTTCGCCGTCGCTCCGCGGGTGATGGCGGACTACGTGACGGAGTCGGCGCACCTGCCGGTGATCCTGTTCGGGCTGGCGGGGTTGGCCCTGGCCAACGATCCCGACGGGTACTGCGCGGCGGTGCCGGTGCGGCGGGCCCGGCGGCGGGCGGGTTCCGCGGCCGCGGCGGGCGCCTCGGCCGGGGCCGTGCCCGCGGCCCGGGGCGTCGGCAAGGCCGAGGTCGAGGCCGCAGTCGTTCCCGCGGCCCGGGTGGGCGGCGGAGCCGGGGTGGGCCCTGCGGGGCTTTCCCCCACCCCGCCCCTTCCCGAAACCGGGGCTCCGCCCCAGACCCCGGCCCTCGAACGCCGGGCGGGCTGGAATTCAGCCCCGCCGGTGGGGAACTTGCCGCCCGCAGGGCAACCGTCCGCAGCCGGGCCGACTGCGAACCAGTCCGCTCGGGAACAGCCGGCCCGGGAACAGGCCACCCCGGCGGAGCCGCTCGCGGAGCCGCCCGCCCTGGAGCTGCGCGGTGTCACCGCCGGGTACGACGGGGGGCTCGTGCTGCACGGCGTGGACCTCGTCGTGCGGCGCGGCGAGATCCTCGCCGTGCTCGGGCCCAACGGGGCCGGGAAGAGCACCGCCTGCCGGGTGGCGGCCGGAGCACTGCCGGTCACCGGCGGGACCGTCCGCGTGGCCGGGCGGGACGCCACCCGCGACGGCGCCGTGGGCCGCTCCCGGGCGGGGGTGCTGCTCGCACCCGAGGGCCGGGGGATCTTCCCCTCGCTCAGCATCGAGGAGAACCTCGCCCTCTACCTGAGGGACCCGGGCGAACGCGACGCGGTCTACGACAGGTTCCCCCGGCTGCGCGAGCGACGCGCGGTCCCCGCCGGGTCGTTGTCCGGCGGCGAGCAGCAGATGCTGGCGCTCGCACCGCTGTTGCAGCGACCGCCCGGGGTGCTGATCGCGGACGAGCCCTCCCTCGGGCTCGCCCCGCGCGTGGTGGACGAGGTGTACGGGCTGCTCATGGAGCTCCGCGCCGCCGGCACCGCGCTGCTGCTGGTGGAGGAGAAGGCGGCCGAGATCCTCGGGATCGCCGACACCGTCGCCTACCTCTCGCAGGGCCGCGTCTCCTGGTGCGGACCCCGCTCCGAGGTGGAGGCGGACCGGCTGACCGAGGCCTACCTGGGGATGGCGACATGA
- a CDS encoding ABC transporter ATP-binding protein, producing the protein MSAGEAPYEGTHEGTYVLEARGVSVRFGGVKALTGVDLGIRAGEVCGLIGPNGAGKTTLFDVLSGIRRPDQGRMLLDGVDVTRRSPVWRARHGMRRTFQRQQLFGQLSVADNVLVAQEWRGGGGGFAADLVASPTRRRRERERRERAARVLADCGIGALGDAYAGGLPVGRARMVELARAVADPPRVLLLDEPASGMSAPEREQLAAVVRRLAEEEGCAVLLVEHNVAFVMDLCTRVVVLDLGTVLAEGTAAEVRANALVREAYLGA; encoded by the coding sequence ATGAGCGCGGGCGAAGCCCCGTACGAGGGGACGCACGAAGGGACGTACGTCCTGGAGGCCCGCGGCGTCAGTGTCCGGTTCGGCGGGGTCAAGGCGCTGACGGGCGTGGACCTCGGGATCCGGGCCGGCGAGGTGTGCGGGCTGATCGGGCCGAACGGGGCCGGGAAGACCACCCTGTTCGACGTGCTGTCCGGGATCCGGCGGCCCGACCAGGGCCGGATGCTGCTCGACGGGGTGGACGTCACCCGGCGCTCCCCCGTCTGGCGGGCCCGGCACGGGATGCGCCGGACCTTCCAGCGCCAGCAGTTGTTCGGGCAGCTCAGTGTGGCCGACAACGTCCTCGTCGCGCAGGAGTGGCGGGGCGGGGGCGGCGGTTTCGCCGCCGATCTGGTCGCCTCGCCCACCCGCCGCCGCCGCGAGCGGGAGCGGCGGGAGCGGGCCGCGCGCGTGCTGGCCGACTGCGGCATCGGCGCGCTCGGGGACGCGTACGCCGGCGGTCTGCCGGTGGGGCGGGCCCGGATGGTCGAGCTGGCCCGCGCCGTGGCCGATCCGCCCCGGGTGCTGCTCCTGGACGAGCCCGCGTCGGGCATGTCCGCGCCCGAACGCGAGCAGCTGGCGGCGGTCGTGCGCCGGCTCGCCGAGGAGGAGGGCTGTGCGGTGCTGCTGGTCGAGCACAACGTCGCCTTCGTGATGGACCTCTGCACCCGGGTGGTGGTCCTGGACCTGGGCACCGTCCTCGCCGAGGGCACGGCCGCCGAGGTACGGGCCAACGCGCTGGTCCGGGAGGCGTACCTGGGGGCGTAG